From the genome of Denticeps clupeoides chromosome 4, fDenClu1.1, whole genome shotgun sequence, one region includes:
- the mcoln3a gene encoding mucolipin-3 → MTDQRRTGTQTPDPRKVDHLRRRLKYFFMNPYEKFHARGQKPWKLMLQILKIAITTFQLVSFGLTNEMMVTFKEENLVFFKHLFLKEYRSHEKNYSIFTSTDVYDHIHFIIERYADLQNLTPGSHAYERKDGVYTPLFLCQEFYRSASVTPGNDTFSIDPRVERECLSISPLTPLAGGGPAGAVNFTLHFERLLTVKVHMKVKAINLQRIHRNELPDCYGFSIMIVFDNRAQSGKIKVFLENHVEINVCKEWRVNGSPGSDSHLLLILLFDLVTILVCLMSLSLCVRSVIVGVQLQLEYSKFVQIYYGKAVPLADRIEFVKGWCILIIICDLLTIAGSVLKIVIQNKELTNYGICSILLGTATMFAWIGVIRFLGFFLKYNILILTLKAAFSDVVRFSLCAIIIYLSYCFCGWIVLGPHHEYFHSFYKVADCLFSLINGDEVYSSFSKLRQRNYLVWLFSRLYIYTFIFIYAYMILSLFIALITDTYETIKQHQQDGGPVSDLQTFLAECKDLPASGRYNMDEEQSSCLSCMCCH, encoded by the exons ATGACGGACCAGCGGAGAACTGGCACCCAAACACCCGATCCGAGAAAGGTGGACCACCTCAGGAGAAGGCTGAAGTATTTCTTCATGAACCCCTATGAGAAGTTCCACGCAAGGGGACAGAAGCCGTGGAAGCTCATGCTGCAGATTTTGAAGATCGCAATAACCACGTTCCAG TTAGTCTCATTTGGGCTGACCAATGAGATGATGGTCACCTTCAAAGAGGAAAACCTTGTCTTCTTCAAGCACCTTTTCCTGAAGGAGTACAGGAGTCATGAGAAAAATTACAGCATCTTCACCAGCACGGACGTCTACGACCATATCCACTTCATCATCGAAAGG TACGCCGACCTGCAGAACCTGACCCCTGGCAGCCACGCGTACGAGAGGAAAGACGGCGTCTACACGCCGCTCTTCCTGTGCCAGGAGTTCTACCGTTCCGCGAGCGTCACGCCTGGCAACGACACCTTCAGCATCGACCCGCGTGTGGAAAGAG AATGTCTGTCCATTTCCCCGCTGACGCCACTCGCGGGCGGGGGTCCGGCTGGCGCTGTGAATTTTACGCTGCACTTCGAAAG GCTGCTGACTGTTAAAGTCCATATGAAGGTGAAAGCCATCAATCTGCAGCGAATCCACCGCAATGAGCTACCAGACTGCTATGGCTTCAGCATTATG ATAGTGTTTGACAACCGAGCACAGAGTGGAAAGATCAAGGTCTTCCTGGAGAACCATGTGGAGATAAACGTCTGCAAGGAATGGAGAGTCAACGGTTCCC CAGGCAGTGATTCCCACCTCCTCCTGATCCTTCTGTTTGACCTGGTCACCATCCTTGTGTGTTTGATGTCTCTTTCCCTGTGTGTGCGCTCTGTGATTGTTGGAGTCCAGTTGCAGTTG GAGTACAGCAAGTTTGTCCAGATATACTACGGGAAGGCAGTGCCTCTGGCAGACCGTATAGAGTTTGTCAAAGGCTGGTGTATTCTCATCATCATCTGTGACCTGCTGACCATAGCGGGATCGGTATTAAAAATAGTCATTCAGAATAAG gaacTAACAAACTATGGAATCTGTAGCATTTTGCTGGGCACTGCCACCATGTTTGCCTGGATAGGAGTCATCCGGTTCCTtggcttctttttaaaatacaat atccTCATTCTGACGTTAAAAGCAGCATTCTCTGATGTGGTccgtttttctttgtgtgcaatTATAATATACCTCAGCTACTGCTTCTGTGGATGGATAGTGCTGGGTCCACACCACGAATAT TTTCACTCTTTTTACAAAGTAGCAGACTGCCTGTTCTCCCTCATAAACGGAGATGAAGTCTACTCCAGCTTCTCCAAACTACGCCAGAGGAACTACCTCGTGTGGCTGTTCAGTAGGCTGTACATCTACACCTTTATCTTCATCTACGCCTACATGATCCTCAGCCTTTTCATTGCACTCATCACAGACACTTACGAGACCATCAAG CAACACCAGCAGGACGGTGGCCCTGTCTCTGATCTCCAGACCTTCCTGGCGGAGTGTAAAGACCTGCCGGCCTCTGGGAGGTACAACATGGATGAAGAGCAAAGCTCCTGTCTTTCGTGTATGTGCTGCCACTGA
- the bcl10 gene encoding B-cell lymphoma/leukemia 10 isoform X1 encodes MDVAPLTEDEMAEIKKEALERLRPYLVDKIIASRHFDYLRSKKILTRDDTEEISCRSTDRKRAGKLLDYLAENPRGLDTLIESIRRERTINFLITRITDEVQRVKDERVDALKAEASSSGFPHSKCPSGATNNLSRTFSCDSNYDKCCGSTMLYHPEGERSPSESVRSAALSLGLLDSSSSSLPRPGDPGAPPLPEELQDEEPGADVGASGNTSSGGDANFQPLRSRSLTPPDFGP; translated from the exons ATGGACGTGGCTCCGCTGACGGAAGACGAAATGGCCGAAATAAAGAAGGAA GCGCTGGAGAGGCTCCGCCCCTACCTGGTGGACAAGATCATCGCCAGCCGCCACTTCGACTACCTGCGCTCCAAGAAGATCCTGACGCGCGACGACACCGAGGAGATCAGCTGCCGCAGCACGGACCGCAAGCGCGCCGGCAAGCTGCTGGACTACCTGGCGGAGAACCCGCGCGGCCTGGACACGCTGATCGAGTCCATCCGGCGAGAGCGCACCATCAACTTCCTCATCACCCGGATCACGGACGAGGTGCAGAGGGTCAAAGACGAGAGGGTGGACGCGCTGAAGG CAGAGGCTTCCAGTTCAGGCTTTCCACATTCAAAGTGTCCTTCTGGAGCCACCAACAACCTGTCCCGGACATTCTCCTGTGACTCTAACTATGACAAGTGCTGTGGTTCCACCATGCTGTACCACCCAGAAGGCGAGAGGAGTCCGTCCGAGTCTGTGCGCAGTGCAGCCCTGAGTCTGGGTCTGCTGGATAGTAGTTCTTCGTCGCTGCCCCGGCCCGGCGACCCCGGGGCGCCCCCACTGCCTGAGGAGCTCCAGGATGAAGAGCCTGGCGCCGATGTTGGGGCCTCTGGAAACACAAGCAGCGGAGGGGACGCCAACTTCCAGCCACTCCGTTCACGCTCTCTCACACCCCCGGATTTCGGCCCCTGA
- the bcl10 gene encoding B-cell lymphoma/leukemia 10 isoform X2 yields MDVAPLTEDEMAEIKKEALERLRPYLVDKIIASRHFDYLRSKKILTRDDTEEISCRSTDRKRAGKLLDYLAENPRGLDTLIESIRRERTINFLITRITDEVQRVKDERVDALKEASSSGFPHSKCPSGATNNLSRTFSCDSNYDKCCGSTMLYHPEGERSPSESVRSAALSLGLLDSSSSSLPRPGDPGAPPLPEELQDEEPGADVGASGNTSSGGDANFQPLRSRSLTPPDFGP; encoded by the exons ATGGACGTGGCTCCGCTGACGGAAGACGAAATGGCCGAAATAAAGAAGGAA GCGCTGGAGAGGCTCCGCCCCTACCTGGTGGACAAGATCATCGCCAGCCGCCACTTCGACTACCTGCGCTCCAAGAAGATCCTGACGCGCGACGACACCGAGGAGATCAGCTGCCGCAGCACGGACCGCAAGCGCGCCGGCAAGCTGCTGGACTACCTGGCGGAGAACCCGCGCGGCCTGGACACGCTGATCGAGTCCATCCGGCGAGAGCGCACCATCAACTTCCTCATCACCCGGATCACGGACGAGGTGCAGAGGGTCAAAGACGAGAGGGTGGACGCGCTGAAGG AGGCTTCCAGTTCAGGCTTTCCACATTCAAAGTGTCCTTCTGGAGCCACCAACAACCTGTCCCGGACATTCTCCTGTGACTCTAACTATGACAAGTGCTGTGGTTCCACCATGCTGTACCACCCAGAAGGCGAGAGGAGTCCGTCCGAGTCTGTGCGCAGTGCAGCCCTGAGTCTGGGTCTGCTGGATAGTAGTTCTTCGTCGCTGCCCCGGCCCGGCGACCCCGGGGCGCCCCCACTGCCTGAGGAGCTCCAGGATGAAGAGCCTGGCGCCGATGTTGGGGCCTCTGGAAACACAAGCAGCGGAGGGGACGCCAACTTCCAGCCACTCCGTTCACGCTCTCTCACACCCCCGGATTTCGGCCCCTGA